The Schistocerca piceifrons isolate TAMUIC-IGC-003096 chromosome 11, iqSchPice1.1, whole genome shotgun sequence genome includes the window AAGCTTTCCAGAAATTCTGTTTCTTATTCTGGTTGGTTTATGGTTGACTGgcatattgtaaaattttaattgtaagtttTGTTTCTAGTACTTTGACAAACAGAAAGGTATTTGTTTGAAATCTTTTTTGCATATTTTTCTGATGTGTTTTATCATTATTGGTGTTCAGTTACTTCACTTACATGTGTATGAAAATACAAGTTGTAAATTATTGAGTTATAAAAGTTACAATATTTAGTGATTCTAGAATCTGACACACCATGATACCAGTTACATTTAAAAAGTCGTGTGATCCAATTATTTGTTCAAAAACACTCTAAATTTACCATATACCATGCCTAAAAAAACTATATACTCAACACAATGGAAAAAAGTGAAAAGGTACAGTCAGAACAATAGAAAACTCTGGAGCCTGCACACCTTCAGTAGTTTGTAATCTTTCATATCCACCTATGTACGTACTGGGGAGCTGAAAAGCATTACAGTATTTTTCTGTGGGAAAGGGTTTAATTGCCGGTATAATAATGAAACCCTGATACTACAGGTGTAGCTCATCCATCAGCTGTTATTACCGCCACTCAGTATGTAGTGTTACCCTTCAGTACTTAATGGGTGATGATGTGACCATTTATGTGTGTGTCCTTCAGTCAACGGTGTTCTACAATGCCAGGAGACCAGATGTTGGGAAGATGTAAAAATTTTCAAGAAGGCTCACTCCAAGTGTACTGGAAAATTTGCAACCATTTCCATTTGTGGAAGGCTTCATATAAGTTGCAGTGCCAAAAACAGTTTTAGATTAAAACCATCTGCACGTGTGTCATTCACATTCATTCATCAGTATGCAAATTTATTACCTTGATTGATGTCACATTGATTCTTGTTCATGAACAGTCATTGTCCAGCTGATCAACAACCATTgaagataacaaatgaaaatattgaTGCTTGCACTAGTAATTGATTTATTTGgaatcaaacaaaaaaaattgtttaccaGGTGAAATAAATTTACGATTCGTAGAGGTGAAAGTGTTGCCGAAACAAGGAGAATGCACTTACAGGGCTAAAATAATCGAAGAGGAACATTTAGAAattatttctcttaaataaatctgaaataccttgaacttaaaaattttgaattaaaacaTGTAACTGATTAATTTTTTGATACATTTCATAAATTGTTGTAGACTATTGACTTGTAGCACTGtattttaaaaagattgtaacacgTGAAAGTGAAGTATTTTAGTTCTAATCTAAAAATTTCAGATCAAATCGGCAGTGACTCAGAATAATCATTATTGAAATACCTCTGGTTATTTTCGTTTTAAACCACTTTTACCTCACCAGTTCTTTACTTCTGGTggaatattataattttaaatcagtaACAGTTACTGAATATGTCAATTCGTATGCACTTTTATGACTTGTGGCTTATAGTACTGGATTTATGGTcactcaaatattttttctttgttgtatATCTCAATATTTAACATTATCCTCCTCACTCTTCAGATTTACTCAGACTACTGGTGGGAGGTGCAGCATATCATGTGAAGAACCTTGTCACCATAGACTGGTCCAGGATGAGTTGGTGATAGACATGGAGAAGTCAACACATGGGTTCAGTACCAATACAGAAGATCTGACTATTGATAAGGAATGCTCAGTTGCCACCCAATATGACTGTAGTACGAGGGAAAAGGAATTACATGTATATAGCTGTAATTTCTGCCAACAAAGCTTTTCTTCAAAATACAGACTCATAATGCATGTGTTTACGCACATTGGTGGAACGCAACCACCTTcgtatgtttgtaagtggtgtggtGAGGTATTCCACAGTAATGTTGGCTTGAAAAAGCATATGAGAATGAGTGAGAATTGTCGAGTTTCAACTGCAGACAGTCATGAAAAATATGGACATGGTGATGAGCATCAAACCACTACCTCGTTGGATAGCGAGGCAGAAGTTTCTGTCACAGAACACAATGACCAGTCTTCATGTAAGGAAACTTGGAAAGATGCAAACAAGCCTTCTAATGACATATGTAACACACATATGACAAATGATAGAGAGAAAACTAGTTATTATGGAACTTTGTCTATAGCTGTTAATGTCAGTGCCCAGGCTGATCTACTTACTGCAAACAGAACTCACAGATGTGGTATTTGTGGCAAATTGTTTGCTAGGTCTGGTGATTTCAACATACATGTTTCCATTCATACTGGGAAAAGACTTCACAAATGTGATATTTGTGAGAAATGGTTTGCCCAGTCACGTTATCTAAAGGCTCACACATTAATTCACACTAGGAAGAAACCTTACATGTgtaagatttgtgggaaatcttttactaTGATAGGTGACgtcaagaaacacacattaattcacactggaaataaacctcacaaatgtgagatttgtgggaaatcttttactaAGTTAGGTAATCTCAAGCAACActcattaattcacactggaaagaaacctcacaaatgtgagatttgtgggaaatcttttactaAGTTAGGTAATCTCAAACAACACTCGTTAatttacactggaaagaaacctcacaaatgtgagatttgtgggaaatcttttgctgCGTCAGGCTCTCTCAAGCAACActcattaattcacactggaaataaACCTCACAAAtgcgagatttgtgggaaatcttttactaGGTTAGGCTCTCTCAAGCAACActcattaattcacactggaaataaacctcacaaatgtgagatttgtgggaaatattTTACTATATTAAGCAATCTTAACAAACatttattaattcacactggaaagaaacctcacaaatgtgggTTTTGTGGGAAATATTTTACTATATTAGGCAATCTTAACAAACatttattaattcacactggaaagaaacctcacaaatgtgagatttgtgggaaatcttttactaTGTTAGGTGATCTCAAGAAACATGTATTAATTCatactggaaagaaacctcacaaatgtgagatctgTGGGGAATCTTTTGCTACATCAGGTGATCTCAAGACACATGCATTTCAACACACTGGAAGTGGACCTCACAAATGTGGTATCTGTGACAAACGTTTCACTTACTTGAATACTCTCAAGACACATGCATTACTTCATGTCAGAAAGAAATTGTAAGTGTGTGTTAGTTTATGCAAATAGGTTTTCATGGTTGGTGCCCTCAAGGCCTATAAAATAATGTATGTACCAGGGGACAATAAATTGTACTTTCGGCGAAATAACTTTAAAATCTGGTAGAATTGTGAAAAAACTTGTAATGATGTGTACTATAGAGTGCTAACAGATAATGTGACAAAAAATTCATATCTGTAGCTTCAGATGTCAAGAAATGGTGTTACCAAATACTCAAGAAACATGAATCAAATGTGTTTTTGTCATTAGCACTGCTGCTTTTTCCTATTGATCTTGCAACAAGAAGATTGTGAATTGtgataaatccttacatttgtcagtaATCATAAGTATCTTGCAATATTCAGTATAAGGCCAAGCAAATGTGATGACTTGCTGCTTAATATTCCAAACAAAGTCATCATGTAGTACTTGTAACTGTATTTTAGaaacagtgacagtaaaaataTATTCATGACACTTGCTTCATTGAGGCTAGTAAACTCAATACTGGAGAAACATGATTATAACAATTATTTTACTCAGATATGTTTTCGCAAGAGACTTGGTGTGCCATTAATAGTGTGTACATTTATGTTCTGTTGGTACTAATCCTGCATTAGTAAACATAACAACAAATATAAtaacctgcttaatagcatgtttggCCGCCTTTGGAATACAGTACTTTGACAATTCTACGTGATATGGTCTTGACACATCGTTTACATGCTTCTGGGTGTATGTTGCACCAGTTGTATTCCACACGTTCAGATTACCTAAATGGTATGGTCAAGACATCAGTGTTAGTTACCATGCTACTCAGACCATGCACATGTGAcatggacaattatcctgctgaaagatgcctcCACTATGGGAGAGCACACCAGGAATGAAGGAATGCATGCAGTTGCAATGAATGTCACGTAGTCTGCAACTGTCATGATGCCTTCTGTTGCTAACAGATGTCCCACAGGAGCCAAAGTGACTGCCCCCAAAGCATAATGGGCCCTCTATGTGGTGCCATTCATTTAGATGATAGCATATCTGGATGTGCAACTtacctggtgtaacaggaaatgtcacCCATCCTGACAGTTAACATTTGAATTGACCTTCACTCCAGCCTCAATGATCCCTTGCACACTGCAGTTGCAAGTGAACATTTTGGTGGATTGGTATGGAAACATACAGTGACTATATGTTCCAGAGCCACACATTCAACAATGTACATTGAACTGTGGGTTCCAAAACGTGTATGGCTGCCCCAGCGTTGTTTTCTGTCATTAGATATGCCACATTTTGCCACATCTccagctttacagagcaggcaagcttctGACCTCCATACTTTGTGAAGAAGTATAGATGTATTACATCTTATCATAATGTGATGGACTTATTACCTTTCAGCCACTTTCCTCAGATGTTCACAACAGTAGCATAGATCCATTGTACCAACTTCACCACTTTTGAGGTTCTAGTTCCCAACTGCAATGCCACTTTAACTTGCCCTTTGCTAAAGTCATTTACATCATTAAATGTACATGTTTGCAGCTCATCTTACTGATAGAACAAAAAGTGTAAATCTCTGGTCTGCTTATATACTTGTAATCTGCTTACTGCATCATGTGCATACAACGTGGCATTCATTCGCTTCATCAACAGTGTTCATGACATTTTTGCCCATCAGTGCATCTTCATGTAAATGGGTCAGATGCGGAAATGTGTAATCTAAGAAATTCATCATGCTTGGTTGTCATTTACGCTAGTGCACAATAGCtatattttttgtgaaatatttttgtttcacaaaGCTCTGTACATAATTCAGAGATAATATAGGTAAGTGTTATCCAACAAAGCTCTTAATTACTTGTTCAGCATCAAATACTGCGaaagttctacaaaaaaaaaaaaaaaagaaataggtaaacaaacattaGGTGTTATGATTTGATTCCAGTTTTGTTTTATACACAGGAACAACACTTGGGAGAGCTCAGAACGTGAGCactaaatatttcttgtgttatattcaaagatgtttccattgtgggtatttttcttaatttgtggtaaatatacatgaggtttttggaaaattgtacttatgcttcagttttaatttcagaacgattgtttttaattttgatttcCTACCTATTTGTTATTGTTGAAAGTGGTTTAGTATGTTTCATCATGTGTGTAACAATGGGAGATAGTTATAATTAAGTGATTGGCACTGTTCTGTGTTGCTACACTTCAGCTGTGACACTTTGTAGTGATATGATTACATTGTATTTCATCTTTCCCATGATTGTACATCCACAACTGCTGTATGGGTTATTCATAATAGACAACATCTGCatacatttgtattaaatattattttccaataaaaggaaataaaaaccgGGTTTCTGGACAATAGCCTTATATTCCAATGAATATGAAAATGTACTACAAAGTGTGGCGACTATACATAATATGAATCTCTaagaaacagtaaaatttgtagtaaCATGTTAAAAAAAGGTACACAATGTGGACTGAATATCTATAGGCGTCAGCTAAGCATGGGTCATATGGTGTTTCTCTGGTACATGAGATGTAAGCAGAAAATAAACATATTCAGTGGTTGTGTGGAAAACCATCCAAAGAACTGAGTCTACATAAACACTGTACATAGCCATAAATTAAAGAGTGTAACTGCACCTATTAAAATAATAACCTAAGCTAATAACTACAGAATAAACTGTTGTATAAGAATTGTCAAGGACAAGTCTGTTGTAGGTTGTGGATCCAGGAGTAAGGGTAATCAAGCATATTGTTTAAAATAAACAACAATGAGGAGTACTTTAAAACAACTAACTGGTATTTACATCAGAACTTTACTTCTAAGGCCATTAGCATACTGAGAGGCATAGTGCTGGAGAATGGAATAGAAGCACACCTCTGATCAGACTGAAAGCTGGTTGCCAATAGTGAGCCAAATTTATCCCGGCTATGGCCTATGGCCCCATGTGACCATTAACAGCGGTCTCATTGGTTTCTGGATGGTTTTCTAGGTTTTCCTCACTAAGGATGCTTCTCGGAAGTGTCTCCTCATCTGTATCCTCTGTCAGAATTGTATGAATGTGAACAAGGCATATACAGTGGTAACTGATACAGAACTAGCCCCTGACTAGCCACAGCTCTGAAgtgaaatgtattttataaagtGTTCCCCACTCGGTCTATCAATCtaccacacacacttccctccatagCAGCAGGCTAATTatttcaaaattacaaaagtagTAGTTTGATGTTTGAAAATGCTCCTTTGGACCGGTGGCTCTTGCTAAAGGATGCAATGTTCTAATAGGGGAAACAAATAATTTCCAAAATGCAGTGAAAAAAGTGGACATGAATAGAAAACTAAAAGTATTTAAGAAGTGACAAATAATAGTACAATAATTTAGAGTTTGAATTGGCCAATTTTGGCTATTGTAGAAATAATTTTGGCTATTGTAGGAATATACGCAGCCAACTGAAATGATGCACTGATACAGTGGTGTGGTGGTGCCGAGGCAACAGCTGTGCTGACCATGTACTGAGCCAGCAGGGACAGCATGAGAGCTGCCAAGATACATCAGCTGGGCAGTGGCTAAGCTGGTGCAATGGTGATGCCAGTGGACAGTGATGGAGTATTGTGGTTCAGAATGACAGCATTGGGGCCAGCAAATGTTGTTACCAGTTGTGAAGGTCTAGCCTCGCAGATCATGAAAGGCTGTAACACTGCATCAGATGGGTGCATCATCGAAGGTTGGTTGGTTATTTCCATACAAAAGAGGCCTAGCTCAATAATATTAATAAGATTTATTACTTTTCCTATAATCTCTGCAGTTTGTAGTATAAAAGTTAAAATTACAAAGTTATTGAAGTATACATTACAAACTGATTATATATCCATAATAAACTAATCTCATTAAGACAACTGTAACACTTTCATTGTTTTATTAAATCTTATTTCATGTACTTAGGTTGACAACCCTGTAGCCAGGCATATGTGCGTGTATGAAGCTCTCACTAAGTTAAGCGATTAATATTGGAATAtgagctaatttagttaatattacattttagactagtgcatttacttcttatctaATCTATGTATTGAAGGTTTTGCTTTTCTAAACGTAATTACATCGAAAAGGAAATACTTTGTAAAGGCCGGCAGTTGCGTTGTTGTTTACATATTTTGGCGTAAATTTCGTATGAGTGTAGATATTTGTTTTTGACTAGACTTAGCtcttcaaagttaaattaattcgtGTCTCTCATCCAGAATTTGTGTGGTTGATTAAAAATTTCTGAGCCAAGTttataagtttgtttacattaaTGTTTAGTTACATACTAGGACAGGTTAAAAAATTATTCTgctgttgaagttattttctgcttttgtgttacgttttactatcaaaccatgtgtgacaagtgtggtggttgctgtagaaatttgaaagagggagtgttctgtatagactgtaggttgtggtttcattggggaGAGTGTAGCGGAGAGGAAACAAGGATAGATAATGAAGCTCTTCCATTGCAGTGTAGGTTACATAGAAAGGATAGAAAAATCGCGGAACTGGCGGCAAAGATTTGTGcacttaaggctgaattagaaatcgCGAATTTGGAATTATTTAAGCTAAGGGAGGAAAAGGACTCTGGGCGCTGgtaaaaggtagcaagcaaagggcgaagAAGGGAAACAGTTGATAAAACTTataaaattcagttaggaaatcagtttggcttgctatctgaagtagtggaggaagggccatATCCAGAtttagttgaatgtaggttgaagcagaatattagcttaaagaaaaaagacaggtggggatcaaaccagaataggaaaagaaaaattctgcttataggtagcagtcatgggaggggtgtgggccaacagctacaggagaaattagggacagagtaccaggtcacaagttttgtgaaaccaagtgctagtcttagccaggtgacagaaaacttatgtcagctatgcaaggactttgagaaggaaaatcaggtaattatagttgggggagcagtaagcagcctggctatgaatccagggtatagtattaggagtgatctggatgaaataggaacagaaactgggcacacgaatGTTGGGTTTTTGGAGGTATTTCAGCGCTATGATCAGCCCTGGGTATCGCGTGTTAACACAGaactgaacaggatgctccagacaccggcaaagtctcacatgagtgttggtccagttgatgctattggtaggtggggctacactacacatggcctgcgcCTTATTAGGAAGGGGGAAGATaaattagcttctctattagcagatactgtaaggggggccacagttacacaaggggtgatccctgtggttattgcGACcaaggcagacaggtttttttaggttaaagtcaatttccagacagacaacaaccaaggaaaatagaagaaaagaaacttcatgcacagcaaacAAGGATAAAGCTAAGGATGATATCAGCTTCACCAAAATATCAGAGGAATAAAAAAAAGTAGGTGAGCTGATAATGTATTTAGATGATCtcgaaaataagaatgagattgatatactttgtctgtctgagcaccatgtaactgtggggatggaaaatgtcagtataaatgggtatcatttagcatcttacacttgtagatctagtatggataaagaAGGAGttcccattttcataaaacaagggtataaatacgaAACTGTTGAAgtgagcaaattttgtgttgatcagcactttgaagtttgtgcatgttaACTTCAGCTAAGTTTGTGCATGTTAACTTCAGCTAGAcaatgttgatattagcaacagtgtacaggtttccactaggagattgggagctattcataaaaaagtttgactccctattatgctgtctgtcagacaaaaataaGTTATTAATCTGGGGTGATTTCAGTGTTAATTTTTCTAAGCAAtcctgataggaaaagtgaactggaagtgttgttaacaacatataacttagaatcagtaatCAGtatccctacacgtatagctcaaggcagtagtactctaatagataatgtatttgtatgtagaacaaacacatgctttccctgtggttaatggattatctgaccatgatgcacaactgattaacttacaaaacataacggggtgtacacttcagaaaccattaagtcaAAGTGTGAGGGTGcccaacccggtatctatagatcacttcagagaaagtttaggaaatgtaaactgggaagatatATATAATgatccaaatgctaatgataaatgcagcatattttctaataaatttatatcctttattgaacattgttttccaaagaaaattactaaatgtaacaccacaatatttttaaagaaaccttggattattgTAGGTATTaatgtgtcttcagaaagaaaaagaaaactgtatgagacagcaagaagtagttttacactgtaacaattattgtaacacactgagaatagttgtaaggaaatcaagaaatatatatgttagagaacaaattaacaactccagcaataaaataaaatcaatatggaatgttgttagaagggagacaggaaaactaaccagtggggtaggtagtattactgataaagagaatgagaccatcttaactaacattacacaggtagccaatgtatttaacaatcatttcttaagcgtagtagaaaaaattggtgagaatagttcaaaagaaaaagccaggcagcacatggaagagtcagttttgaaaaattttagtcaaatTAGGTTTCATCTAACaaactcttgtgaaataaggaaaattattaaatcattgaaaaataaatgttctctaAGAGTAGACGACATCAAAACAatttggagcaattacagctgatattttgagtcacatatgtaatgcatcactgactcagggattttttccagacaggttaaaatatatcCATTGTCAGGCCTCCGTACATAAAGGGGAAACAACAGATgccaataattatcggccagtatcctagcttacagcattttcaaaaatgtttgagaaagtaatgtactcaagagtggttagctatgtcaacagtaatgggatacttagtaaatcacagtttggatttcagaaatgctgttccactgagacagcaatatgcaATTTCATTGTCTACGTAATAGAgtgtttaaatagtaaaatgtcaccagtaggaatattctgtgacttatccaaagcatttgattgtgtgaaccatgacattatgttagagaaattacaattctatggtataaatggaaaagcatgtgagtggtttaagtcatatctacagaacaggaagcaaaaagtctcccTGTATGCTTCTAGTGATtggaaggagtttgccacttcatctaactggaatgaaattacattaggtgttccacaaggtttgaTCATGGGtctcctcctgttcttgatatatgtgaatgacctcccttcttatgtgaaacaagatgttgaactgacactgtttgcttgtgatacaagcataattattaatccagtaaaggaaagtccaatagaaaatgatacaaataaggtcttttgaaaagttattaattggtattCTGTGAATGGGTTTCCTCTGAACTATGAAAATataatccaattttctgctgcaaaaagtttaattccttcaataaacataacacatcaaaagaagtctgtagccagggtagagcatactaagtttttggatgtacatatagatgataatcttaattggaaaattcgtgttttggatctcctaaagcgactaggttcagcaacttttccaATCAGAAtagttgccaattttgaggatgtagaaattagtaagctaacataatttgcatacttccactctgatgtcatacaaaataatattctggggcaactcaacacttaggcaaaaggtattcaatGGTCAAAGGAAAGTAGTtaaaataatgtgtggggttcatagtcgcacatcttgtaggcatctgtttaaaaggttaggaattcttacaactgcttcacagtacatgtactcagtaatgaaattttttctcagcaacatggaccagtttaaaatcaacagtgacattcatgattacaataccagaaaaaagaaagacctacactattctTTACTTAACCtatttttggcacagaaaggggtaaaatgtgCTGCTATAAaagttttcgataaattaccagatgaaataaaatgtctgatagacagcagtagtagtttcaaaaacaaattgaaatcataactccttgacaactccttctataccatagatgaa containing:
- the LOC124720385 gene encoding zinc finger protein 43-like isoform X1, with the translated sequence MEKSTHGFSTNTEDLTIDKECSVATQYDCSTREKELHVYSCNFCQQSFSSKYRLIMHVFTHIGGTQPPSYVCKWCGEVFHSNVGLKKHMRMSENCRVSTADSHEKYGHGDEHQTTTSLDSEAEVSVTEHNDQSSCKETWKDANKPSNDICNTHMTNDREKTSYYGTLSIAVNVSAQADLLTANRTHRCGICGKLFARSGDFNIHVSIHTGKRLHKCDICEKWFAQSRYLKAHTLIHTRKKPYMCKICGKSFTMIGDVKKHTLIHTGNKPHKCEICGKSFTKLGNLKQHSLIHTGKKPHKCEICGKSFTKLGNLKQHSLIYTGKKPHKCEICGKSFAASGSLKQHSLIHTGNKPHKCEICGKSFTRLGSLKQHSLIHTGNKPHKCEICGKYFTILSNLNKHLLIHTGKKPHKCGFCGKYFTILGNLNKHLLIHTGKKPHKCEICGKSFTMLGDLKKHVLIHTGKKPHKCEICGESFATSGDLKTHAFQHTGSGPHKCGICDKRFTYLNTLKTHALLHVRKKL